From a single Miscanthus floridulus cultivar M001 chromosome 8, ASM1932011v1, whole genome shotgun sequence genomic region:
- the LOC136470424 gene encoding glycine dehydrogenase (decarboxylating), mitochondrial-like, translating into MFDDLGNLLCAITGFDSFSLQPNAGAAGEYAGLMVIRAYHNSRGDHHRDVCIIPVSAHGTNPASAAMVGMKIVAVGTDSKGNINIEELRKAAEANKDNLSALMVTYPSTHGVYEEGVDEICRIIHENGGQVYMDGANMNAQVGLTSPGFIGADVCHLNLHKTFCIPHGGGGPGMGPIGVKKHLAPFLPSHPVI; encoded by the exons ATGTTTGATGACCTGGGCAACCTGTTATGCGCGATCACTGGTTTTGATTCTTTCTCTTTGCAACCAAATGCTGGTGCTGCAGGAGAGTATGCTGGATTGATGGTTATCCGTGCATACCACAAC TCAAGAGGAGACCACCACCGTGATGTCTGCATCATTCCTGTCTCAGCACACGGCACAAATCCTGCAAGTGCTGCTATGGTTGGAATGAAGATTGTTGCTGTTGGAACTGATTCCAAGGGTAACATAAACATCGAGGAATTGAGGAAAGCTGCAGAAGCAAACAAGGACAACTTGTCTGCTCTGATG GTTACCTACCCTTCAACTCACGGAGTCTATGAAGAAGGCGTTGATGAGATCTGCAGGATCATTCATGAAAATGGCGGACAGGTCTACATGGACGGGGCTAACATGAATGCTCAG GTTGGGTTAACAAGCCCTGGTTTTATTGGAGCTGATGTTTGTCACCTTAACCTTCACAAGACATTTTGCATTCCACATGGTGGAGGTGGTCCCGGCATGGGTCCTATTGGGGTTAAGAAGCATTTGGCACCGTTTTTACCATCTCACCCAGTG ATTTGA